One genomic window of Oncorhynchus kisutch isolate 150728-3 linkage group LG26, Okis_V2, whole genome shotgun sequence includes the following:
- the LOC109871254 gene encoding interleukin-10 receptor subunit beta isoform X1, with amino-acid sequence MLSTVFTILFVKVCLTLHGITAVLAELPSPSNIRINSVNMGLVLEWDAPQNHTENITYRAEYRGLVSSYEVVCWNTTAQSCDFTSHLNKFGVYIFQVRAEREGDTSRWMKTEWFVMDEHTTLGPPGVTLVSSGAVIEVSINDPVLRISEFKDVYNHANFNITYWKEGQEEKDKSMKCTPLRKVVLALEPWTRYCVQVWVYTQRFSKHSQPSNVTCESTTKGNDRPWVVALVTFVVMAVAVALLALAFWYCYRVVCFLRPKAKLPEHFTELLDSPCSSILAIQSSPQPEEVYHELRVMPGGA; translated from the exons ATGCTATCTACAGTTTTTACCATCTTGTTTGTCAAAGTATGTTTAACTTTACATGGAATTACAG CAGTGTTAGCCGAACTTCCAAGTCCCAGTAACATCAGGATTAACTCTGTCAACATGGGACTAGTGTTGGAGTGGGATGCACCTCAGAACCACACAGAAAACATAACCTACAGAGCAGAGTACAG GGGCTTGGTCAGCAGCTATGAGGTTGTATGTTGGAACACAACAGCCCAAAGCTGCGACTTCACCAGTCATCTAAACAAATTTGGAGTGTACATTTTCCAAGTGAGGGCAGAACGAGAGGGGGACACATCTCGCTGGATGAAGACTGAGTGGTTTGTCATGGATGAACACA CCACGCTAGGCCCTCCCGGTGTGACGCTCGTCTCCAGTGGTGCTGTCATTGAAGTGAGCATCAACGACCCAGTGCTCAGGATCTCTGAGTTCAAAGACGTATACAACCACGCAAACTTTAACATCACCTACTGGAAAGAGGGTCAGGAGGAGAAG GACAAAAGTATGAAATGCACCCCACTTCGTAAAGTGGTCTTGGCGCTGGAGCCATGGACCAGGTACTGTGTTCAGGTCTGGGTGTACACCCAGAGGTTCTCCAAACACAGCCAGCCCAGCAATGTTACATGTGAGAGCACCACTAAGG GCAATGACAGGCCTTGGGTGGTAGCCCTGGTGACGTTTGTGGTGATGGCTGTTGCAGTGGCCCTGCTGGCCCTGGCCTTCTGGTACTGCTACAGGGTGGTCTGCTTCCTCAGACCCAAGGCCAAGCTGCCTGAACATTTCACAGAG CTGTTGGATTCCCCATGCTCCTCCATCCTGGCCATACAGAGCAGCCCCCAGCCTGAGGAGGTGTACCATGAGCTCCGCGTCATGCCAGGTGGGGcatag
- the LOC109871254 gene encoding interleukin-10 receptor subunit beta isoform X2 encodes MLSTVFTILFVKVCLTLHGITAVLAELPSPSNIRINSVNMGLVLEWDAPQNHTENITYRAEYRGLVSSYEVVCWNTTAQSCDFTSHLNKFGVYIFQVRAEREGDTSRWMKTEWFVMDEHTTLGPPGVTLVSSGAVIEVSINDPVLRISEFKDVYNHANFNITYWKEGQEEKDKSMKCTPLRKVVLALEPWTRYCVQVWVYTQRFSKHSQPSNVTCESTTKGNDRPWVVALVTFVVMAVAVALLALAFWYCYRVVCFLRPKAKLPEHFTE; translated from the exons ATGCTATCTACAGTTTTTACCATCTTGTTTGTCAAAGTATGTTTAACTTTACATGGAATTACAG CAGTGTTAGCCGAACTTCCAAGTCCCAGTAACATCAGGATTAACTCTGTCAACATGGGACTAGTGTTGGAGTGGGATGCACCTCAGAACCACACAGAAAACATAACCTACAGAGCAGAGTACAG GGGCTTGGTCAGCAGCTATGAGGTTGTATGTTGGAACACAACAGCCCAAAGCTGCGACTTCACCAGTCATCTAAACAAATTTGGAGTGTACATTTTCCAAGTGAGGGCAGAACGAGAGGGGGACACATCTCGCTGGATGAAGACTGAGTGGTTTGTCATGGATGAACACA CCACGCTAGGCCCTCCCGGTGTGACGCTCGTCTCCAGTGGTGCTGTCATTGAAGTGAGCATCAACGACCCAGTGCTCAGGATCTCTGAGTTCAAAGACGTATACAACCACGCAAACTTTAACATCACCTACTGGAAAGAGGGTCAGGAGGAGAAG GACAAAAGTATGAAATGCACCCCACTTCGTAAAGTGGTCTTGGCGCTGGAGCCATGGACCAGGTACTGTGTTCAGGTCTGGGTGTACACCCAGAGGTTCTCCAAACACAGCCAGCCCAGCAATGTTACATGTGAGAGCACCACTAAGG GCAATGACAGGCCTTGGGTGGTAGCCCTGGTGACGTTTGTGGTGATGGCTGTTGCAGTGGCCCTGCTGGCCCTGGCCTTCTGGTACTGCTACAGGGTGGTCTGCTTCCTCAGACCCAAGGCCAAGCTGCCTGAACATTTCACAGAG TAG